A window of the Vibrio pomeroyi genome harbors these coding sequences:
- a CDS encoding HvfC/BufC N-terminal domain-containing protein, with amino-acid sequence MSHSLADVQLEFANALRYQNNGEHCDIVSDHFTDEQRIQIYRNNFVISLSEVLAATYPLTEMLVGEECFQQMARQHVLSYPSTSGDVSGYGEHFEQTIQAFPAVIEAAPYLGEVALYEWQKDSLVRFSSQAHVDQRPLSCLADIPQEQQGALVFHLKDAITLIHSSYTIIALEQAIYQQQLDGLDINQAEFGVLIRAENSQVESHGLSEESYQLLTELQSGQTLSAIDPLLLQHLNTVMALNVISGFSINAELET; translated from the coding sequence ATGAGCCACTCCCTAGCAGATGTTCAATTGGAGTTTGCTAACGCCCTACGCTACCAAAACAATGGTGAGCACTGCGACATAGTGAGCGACCATTTTACCGATGAACAGCGAATCCAGATTTACCGTAATAACTTTGTGATCAGCTTGAGCGAAGTTCTGGCAGCAACCTACCCACTTACGGAAATGTTGGTTGGTGAAGAGTGCTTCCAACAGATGGCTCGTCAACATGTCTTAAGTTATCCATCGACCTCTGGTGATGTCAGTGGTTACGGTGAACATTTTGAACAGACTATCCAAGCCTTTCCTGCCGTTATTGAGGCTGCACCTTATCTCGGTGAAGTGGCTTTATATGAATGGCAGAAAGACAGCTTGGTAAGGTTTTCGTCACAAGCACATGTCGACCAGAGACCTCTTTCTTGTCTGGCCGATATACCACAAGAGCAACAAGGCGCTTTGGTCTTTCATCTCAAAGATGCAATAACACTGATTCATTCTAGTTACACGATTATCGCGCTTGAACAAGCTATCTACCAGCAACAACTTGACGGGCTAGACATCAATCAAGCTGAATTTGGGGTGTTAATCCGAGCTGAGAATTCACAGGTTGAGAGCCATGGTTTGAGTGAAGAGAGCTACCAACTCCTCACTGAATTGCAATCAGGTCAAACACTCTCAGCGATAGACCCTTTATTACTTCAACATCTGAATACTGTTATGGCGCTAAACGTCATCTCAGGTTTTTCAATCAATGCCGAATTGGAGACATAA